From the Ictalurus furcatus strain D&B chromosome 19, Billie_1.0, whole genome shotgun sequence genome, one window contains:
- the kiss2 gene encoding kisspeptin 2 produces the protein MSPHAYILREALTWSRYSQQRRVSAQGSAPSPDSMKLQVLIIFTSVLVAQYASSRVRIPELAGLGEPDQRGVDERSTSEDDRICFLLKDQDSESHISCKHRLTRSKFNYNPFGLRFGKRDGRLKPDRSGTTRRLPVLLFLRELEEAS, from the exons ATGTCACCCCATGCTTATATATTGAGGGAAGCTCTCACATGGAGCCGTTATTCACAGCAGAGACGAGTTTCTGCGCAGGGATCAGCTCCATCACCCGACAGTATGAAACTACAGGTGCTGATCATCTTCACGTCAGTCCTGGTGGCTCAGTACGCATCCTCACGTGTCAGAATTCCAG AATTGGCCGGACTCGGAGAACCGGATCAGAGAGGCGTGGACGAGCGCAGCACCTCGGAAGACGACAGGATTTGCTTCTTGTTAAAGGATCAGGATTCCGAGAGTCACATTTCCTGCAAGCATCGTCTAACCCGCAGTAAATTTAACTACAACCCGTTCGGGCTGCGCTTCGGGAAGAGAGACGGACGCTTAAAACCGGACCGATCGGGAACGACGAGGAGGCTCCCGGTTCTGCTTTTCCTGAGAGAACTGGAGGAGGcatcatga